One segment of Pyrococcus sp. ST04 DNA contains the following:
- the glmA gene encoding exo-beta-D-glucosaminidase: protein MRVTHNGKVYVIDGEEVVIYGGTLQFFRVPRDVWKDRLEKMKSHGLNTVDTYVAWNWHEPEEGNFDFTGETHPQRDLVGFLELAQELGLYVIIRPGPYICGEWKNGGIPQWLINKHPEILAKGPEGSLPNDIYYPPITYLHPTYLEYVMRWYDRVFPIIKDYLYTNGGPIINITIDDEPSYWETIFQAFLTDYNDIIVKENGVWHQWLRENFSIDQLEDRYKVKISDYVEVEPPKSFSEPLPKIIDWHHFKVWMINEYVKRLYEKIREYVDVPISILDPYLLLAAWRHFYNYVKKNSLDIHLWTEFWYSFYRSFDFKEDRLGHIYYKTGIYRNYIRKLRTPPLSIETQTSLANVIEPDEAELLYGLLPSLGIHNINYYLYVGGENPRGYESHNGVTWDVYSPISLDGKERQHVEPIKWIGEFLKSNKEFVYAPFQAEVAFGTYEPYEPLNLWGYRPENFKETVNLDEYLYGERGLLTLLAMSNVVFDVIDLENATVEEMLNYKQLWVYSLDFMAREVQDKLVEYVERGGNLVIMPMLPYLDENMNEYRRLEEFLGVKVEEKSARDNFRLIPFVSIDAEGIDRMITRNVAREVRGGTPIAWANGKPVAALVRKGKGSAIILGFRLQYFSSYHDMHRKFVDKLLKLQGVERRFEVTDRDMIVIPRGNYLALINPRGHRVFGKIKYRGIEMPKLLEGIEMKTRGVLFLPVGVRYGRFEVVYSTATVVGSDGDSISFRNHLSNKSEVALRGVNSVEIKGGRIIEEKIDGDTRIIAVEHGDKEFTLLLR from the coding sequence ATGAGGGTTACTCACAATGGAAAGGTATACGTTATTGATGGCGAGGAAGTTGTCATCTATGGGGGAACTCTTCAATTCTTTAGAGTTCCCAGGGATGTTTGGAAGGATAGATTAGAGAAAATGAAGTCACATGGCCTAAATACCGTTGATACGTATGTAGCATGGAACTGGCATGAACCTGAAGAGGGCAACTTCGACTTCACAGGTGAAACGCATCCTCAGAGAGATCTAGTAGGGTTCCTTGAACTGGCACAGGAATTGGGGTTATACGTAATAATAAGGCCTGGGCCATATATATGTGGTGAATGGAAAAATGGAGGCATTCCTCAGTGGCTGATCAACAAACATCCAGAAATACTCGCCAAAGGTCCTGAAGGTTCTCTGCCCAACGATATATACTATCCACCTATAACGTATCTCCATCCTACCTATCTCGAATATGTAATGAGATGGTACGATAGGGTTTTCCCAATAATAAAGGATTACCTCTACACGAATGGGGGGCCGATAATAAATATTACAATTGATGACGAGCCATCATATTGGGAAACGATATTTCAGGCTTTCCTAACTGACTATAATGACATTATAGTTAAGGAAAATGGCGTTTGGCATCAGTGGCTTAGGGAGAACTTCAGCATAGATCAGCTTGAGGACAGGTACAAGGTTAAAATTTCAGACTATGTTGAAGTTGAACCTCCCAAGAGCTTCTCAGAACCTCTACCGAAAATAATCGATTGGCACCACTTTAAGGTATGGATGATAAATGAATATGTTAAGAGACTTTATGAGAAAATTAGGGAGTACGTTGATGTACCAATCAGTATACTTGATCCTTACCTCCTCCTAGCTGCCTGGAGGCACTTCTACAACTATGTGAAGAAGAACTCCTTGGACATCCATCTCTGGACCGAGTTCTGGTACTCATTCTACAGGAGCTTTGACTTTAAAGAGGACAGACTTGGTCATATCTACTACAAAACAGGAATATACAGGAACTACATAAGGAAACTTAGGACTCCTCCTTTGAGCATTGAAACTCAAACATCTCTGGCCAACGTGATAGAGCCTGATGAGGCTGAGTTATTATATGGCCTGTTGCCTTCCCTCGGAATACATAATATAAATTATTATCTATACGTTGGTGGAGAGAATCCAAGGGGTTATGAGTCACATAATGGAGTAACCTGGGATGTGTACTCACCGATAAGCTTAGATGGAAAGGAGAGGCAGCATGTTGAGCCTATAAAGTGGATTGGAGAGTTCCTTAAGAGCAACAAAGAGTTCGTTTACGCCCCGTTCCAGGCAGAAGTTGCCTTTGGAACTTATGAACCCTATGAACCGCTGAACCTTTGGGGGTATAGGCCAGAAAACTTCAAGGAAACCGTTAACTTGGACGAGTACCTTTATGGAGAAAGGGGGCTCTTGACGTTACTAGCTATGAGCAATGTTGTATTTGACGTGATAGACCTTGAAAATGCGACAGTTGAGGAAATGCTTAACTACAAGCAACTTTGGGTTTACAGCCTAGACTTCATGGCCAGGGAAGTTCAGGACAAGCTCGTGGAGTACGTGGAAAGAGGTGGGAACCTAGTCATAATGCCCATGCTTCCTTACTTAGATGAGAACATGAATGAGTACAGAAGGCTTGAGGAGTTCCTAGGAGTCAAAGTAGAAGAGAAATCTGCCAGAGATAATTTCAGGCTGATACCCTTCGTAAGCATCGATGCTGAGGGAATTGACAGGATGATAACTAGGAATGTTGCGAGAGAGGTGCGTGGTGGAACTCCAATTGCTTGGGCCAATGGGAAGCCAGTTGCTGCTCTAGTCAGGAAGGGTAAGGGCTCGGCAATAATCCTTGGCTTCAGGCTTCAGTACTTTTCAAGCTATCATGATATGCACAGAAAGTTTGTTGATAAGTTGCTTAAGCTTCAGGGAGTTGAGAGGAGATTTGAGGTCACGGATAGGGATATGATAGTCATTCCGAGGGGTAATTATCTTGCATTGATAAATCCAAGGGGCCACAGAGTCTTTGGGAAGATAAAGTACAGGGGAATAGAAATGCCAAAGCTACTTGAGGGCATTGAGATGAAGACTAGAGGAGTTCTATTCCTGCCAGTGGGTGTAAGGTATGGACGCTTTGAAGTCGTTTACTCAACGGCAACTGTTGTGGGAAGTGATGGGGATAGCATAAGCTTTAGGAACCACCTGAGCAACAAGAGCGAGGTTGCCCTAAGAGGTGTTAACTCGGTTGAGATTAAGGGAGGCAGAATAATCGAGGAGAAGATCGATGGAGATACTAGGATAATTGCAGTTGAACACGGAGACAAGGAGTTCACTCTTCTCCTTCGCTAG
- a CDS encoding serine/threonine-protein kinase RIO2, protein MVSKLLALEAYPKLKDIDFRLLRAVELNMRYYKWVPLEEIAKFARMDVESASHRLGRLDNWGLVIRRSDMGYIGYQLTIHGYDALAIRAFAKKGIIEAISTTQIGVGKDADVYVALTPSGEKVAVKFNRIGERTSARRAGYHSDVFADKHHKSWLYVSRLIAKKEHEALVLLSPFAKVPKPIAWNRHAIVMEFISGVELAELRDTDLTKEEAEEILGKVLDEYEKIVKFGIVHGDMSEFNIVLTDKNDILIIDWAQYLSCANPESLNLLKRDITVLLNAFRRRWGVKRDFEEEWKRFYEAWLIGRKETSEGEE, encoded by the coding sequence ATGGTCAGCAAATTACTAGCACTGGAAGCCTATCCAAAGCTCAAGGACATAGACTTCAGGCTACTCAGGGCTGTAGAGCTTAACATGAGGTACTATAAATGGGTTCCGCTTGAGGAAATAGCAAAATTTGCTAGAATGGACGTGGAAAGCGCAAGTCATAGACTTGGAAGACTGGACAACTGGGGGCTTGTTATAAGGAGGAGCGACATGGGGTATATAGGATACCAATTAACAATTCATGGTTACGACGCACTTGCCATAAGGGCCTTTGCAAAGAAAGGAATCATAGAGGCAATTTCAACAACTCAAATTGGCGTTGGAAAGGATGCAGACGTTTACGTTGCGCTGACTCCATCTGGCGAGAAGGTTGCAGTTAAGTTCAACAGGATAGGTGAGAGAACAAGCGCAAGAAGGGCCGGCTACCACAGCGACGTCTTTGCAGATAAGCATCACAAGAGCTGGCTTTACGTTTCTAGGCTGATAGCCAAGAAAGAACATGAAGCTTTAGTTTTATTAAGCCCATTCGCAAAGGTTCCAAAGCCAATAGCATGGAACAGACACGCTATAGTCATGGAGTTCATAAGCGGGGTAGAGCTTGCCGAGCTTAGGGACACTGATTTAACAAAAGAGGAGGCGGAGGAGATACTCGGAAAGGTTCTCGATGAGTATGAGAAAATAGTCAAGTTTGGAATAGTTCATGGAGATATGAGCGAGTTCAACATAGTGCTTACCGATAAAAATGACATTCTAATAATTGATTGGGCCCAGTACCTAAGCTGTGCGAATCCGGAGAGCCTAAATCTTTTGAAAAGAGACATAACAGTCCTGCTAAATGCATTCAGGAGGAGATGGGGAGTTAAAAGGGACTTTGAAGAGGAGTGGAAAAGATTCTACGAGGCATGGCTAATAGGAAGAAAAGAGACTAGCGAAGGAGAAGAGTGA
- a CDS encoding DUF835 domain-containing protein: MDALTLARIMTLVVKLVGFSWLLMLYVKVRRKSALVLSLAVLAYSFHTLSDILSNVLMNEIAIAITSTLFMLTASILVIEEEGKVPSMFVYVLFSLTPLILVLYTIAIGHLFSSKAWVILGVVYGISGFFIAFSGVMIQELREVFGRKTLWLSLSLIFIGLHQMDYPFLRPVKWFAPIGFTIASFLTLTLLYGIVLVFKSEAYFRYKPHVASELKPGTMIVSLEDFKRNIYPKLEDFPVLAFVRNIQTPETWYRYFITRAITNYERDISPTDLPRMLELSKRYLQASEGGVIVIDCPEYLSLYNGFDAVIKFFATLRDMVILSKGTLIVITEKSVWDEKQWILLNRILKGEA, encoded by the coding sequence ATGGATGCCCTAACATTGGCTAGAATAATGACCCTGGTGGTAAAGCTTGTGGGCTTCTCCTGGTTGTTAATGCTATACGTTAAAGTTCGAAGGAAATCCGCCTTAGTCCTTAGCTTAGCGGTTCTCGCTTACTCCTTCCACACCCTCAGCGACATACTCAGTAACGTTCTAATGAACGAAATTGCCATTGCTATAACCTCTACACTCTTCATGCTGACCGCTAGTATTCTTGTGATTGAGGAAGAAGGAAAAGTTCCATCGATGTTTGTTTATGTTCTTTTCTCATTGACGCCTCTAATTCTCGTCCTATACACGATCGCAATTGGTCACCTTTTTTCATCAAAAGCTTGGGTAATTCTTGGAGTTGTTTATGGGATTTCTGGATTTTTCATAGCGTTTTCTGGGGTTATGATACAGGAACTCAGGGAAGTTTTTGGAAGAAAAACGCTTTGGTTGTCCCTATCGCTTATCTTCATAGGGCTACACCAAATGGACTATCCTTTTCTTAGGCCAGTAAAATGGTTTGCTCCGATTGGCTTTACAATAGCTTCGTTCCTTACTTTGACGTTGCTCTATGGAATAGTGCTCGTCTTTAAGAGCGAGGCCTACTTTAGATATAAGCCCCACGTTGCCTCAGAGCTTAAACCCGGTACAATGATAGTCTCCCTAGAAGACTTCAAGAGGAACATTTATCCAAAGCTTGAGGACTTTCCGGTCTTAGCGTTTGTAAGGAACATCCAGACCCCTGAAACATGGTATAGGTATTTCATAACAAGGGCTATAACGAACTATGAGAGGGATATTAGTCCAACGGATCTCCCCAGGATGCTTGAGCTTTCGAAAAGGTATCTACAGGCTTCAGAGGGAGGTGTCATAGTGATAGACTGTCCTGAGTACCTTTCCTTGTACAATGGTTTTGATGCCGTTATAAAGTTCTTTGCGACGCTTAGGGACATGGTTATACTGAGCAAAGGAACGTTAATCGTGATAACGGAGAAGAGCGTTTGGGATGAGAAGCAATGGATACTCCTCAATAGAATACTCAAAGGAGAGGCTTGA
- a CDS encoding AAA family ATPase: protein MIVGISGKIAAGKTTVAKFLEEEFGFCRISCSEPLVDILTGNTEEYSWIPDVEFEGEPTRENLIELGRILKERYGEDILIRLAIDKRRNCKNIAIDGVRSLGEAKAIKDMGGIVIYVEANPRIRFERLKARNAGKDRGIKTIEDLIKFDEWEERLYKTSKLKEFADFVIVNEKGLEDLREEVKKIIKPLL, encoded by the coding sequence GTGATAGTTGGAATATCGGGAAAAATAGCTGCAGGAAAGACTACTGTAGCTAAATTCCTTGAGGAAGAGTTTGGATTCTGTAGGATAAGCTGTAGCGAGCCACTAGTGGACATTCTCACCGGCAACACTGAAGAATACTCCTGGATCCCCGATGTCGAGTTTGAAGGGGAACCAACCAGAGAAAACCTAATAGAGCTCGGAAGAATCTTAAAGGAAAGGTACGGGGAGGATATTCTAATAAGGCTGGCCATTGATAAGAGAAGGAATTGCAAAAACATCGCCATAGATGGCGTAAGATCCCTTGGAGAAGCCAAGGCAATAAAGGACATGGGTGGAATCGTGATTTACGTGGAGGCAAACCCAAGGATAAGGTTCGAGAGACTGAAGGCAAGGAACGCAGGCAAGGACAGGGGGATAAAAACAATTGAAGATTTAATCAAGTTCGACGAGTGGGAGGAGAGGCTGTACAAAACTTCTAAGCTAAAAGAGTTCGCCGACTTCGTAATTGTGAACGAGAAGGGGTTGGAGGACTTAAGAGAGGAAGTAAAGAAAATAATCAAGCCTCTCCTTTGA